GCCGGCGACGGCACGGGCTTCTCCGCAGCCGGCGCTGCGGGCTCGGCCTTGTGCGTCGCCATCACGCCCCGATCCCTCGACTTGTTCGCCGAGAAATACGTGAGCCCGAGGCTGGTCACGAAAAACACGGCCGCCAATATCGCC
This genomic window from Betaproteobacteria bacterium contains:
- a CDS encoding preprotein translocase subunit SecG, encoding AILAAVFFVTSLGLTYFSANKSRDRGVMATHKAEPAAPAAEKPVPSPAAPEGSKAPEVPK